A genomic window from Kineosporia sp. NBRC 101731 includes:
- a CDS encoding phosphotransferase yields the protein MGETKPHVVLDNPLNEWVVGEVLPGRRIVDSQPLVGGVDREMVCLTVDSGERYVVRRYRHRNSCALEQSLLVHLAGRVPVVEVVGADPTGEASGEPTLVYRYVDGRPLDLVLHDQNRSSADEMEQLGRAVGEALAGVGQFSFAQPGVFREGSLEPDGRDALIDPLDVMDRALSAGYSSRVLDGHQRRGLLALALRSTHWVDAVAGARHLVHGNFSPKNILVRQVRGRWEVAAVLDWEFAFSGSPLTDVGNMLRFAEDGPREYGAGFADGYTGAGGELPENWLEIARALDLFALADILAHPPEGDLFSRVALVVTRRLADVSF from the coding sequence ATGGGGGAGACCAAACCGCATGTCGTCCTTGACAATCCACTGAACGAGTGGGTGGTCGGCGAGGTGCTGCCCGGTCGGCGGATCGTCGACTCGCAGCCCTTGGTCGGTGGAGTCGACCGCGAAATGGTCTGCCTGACCGTTGATTCGGGGGAGCGGTACGTGGTGCGCCGGTACCGGCACCGCAATTCCTGCGCCCTGGAGCAGTCTCTGTTGGTCCACCTGGCCGGTCGGGTTCCGGTCGTCGAGGTGGTCGGTGCCGACCCCACCGGTGAGGCCTCCGGCGAGCCGACCCTGGTTTACCGATATGTCGACGGTCGCCCCCTCGACCTCGTCCTCCATGACCAAAACCGTTCCAGTGCGGACGAGATGGAGCAATTGGGGCGGGCTGTCGGCGAGGCTCTGGCCGGTGTCGGTCAGTTCTCCTTCGCTCAACCCGGGGTATTTCGTGAGGGTTCGCTCGAACCGGACGGCAGGGACGCTCTCATCGACCCTCTGGACGTCATGGACCGGGCCCTGTCCGCCGGGTACTCCTCGCGTGTGCTCGACGGGCACCAGCGGCGTGGTCTGCTGGCGCTCGCGCTGCGTTCCACTCACTGGGTCGACGCGGTCGCCGGGGCCCGGCATCTGGTGCACGGCAACTTCAGTCCGAAGAACATCCTGGTGCGTCAGGTGCGCGGGCGCTGGGAGGTCGCTGCCGTGCTCGACTGGGAGTTCGCTTTCAGCGGCTCACCTCTCACCGATGTGGGGAACATGCTCCGCTTCGCGGAGGACGGCCCGCGGGAGTACGGAGCCGGGTTTGCCGACGGCTACACCGGCGCCGGTGGCGAACTGCCCGAGAACTGGCTTGAGATCGCCCGGGCACTCGACCTTTTCGCCCTGGCCGACATCCTGGCCCATCCACCGGAGGGCGACCTGTTCTCGCGCGTGGCCCTGGTCGTGACCCGGCGCCTGGCCGACGTGTCCTTCTGA
- a CDS encoding NAD(P)-binding domain-containing protein — translation MQRATVVVIGAGQAGLSAAYHLKRRGFRSALEQPSGTRRTFVVLDAATAPGGAWQQRWESLTMTTVNGIFDLPGRPSPPVDPHEPSRTAVPRYFAGFEQENDLPILRPVPVTAVHRTPPGFEVETSRGTWLAEAVVNATGTWTNPVLPHYPGQETFTGRQLHTRDYVSAAEFSGQRVAVVGGGISAVELLEEISRDATTFWFTRREPIFREGNFEPEVAGRETIARVVADVEAGRPTGSVVSYTGLIWAPYAVAARDRGVLVRRPMFTAIEPGGVREADGSFTPVDVIVWATGFRPALSHLDPLGVRNENGGIQLDGTSVVGEPGLHLIGFGPSQSTVGANRAGRAAVASLVRQLEPVRA, via the coding sequence ATGCAGCGGGCGACCGTGGTGGTCATCGGAGCGGGTCAGGCCGGGCTCTCGGCGGCCTACCACCTGAAGCGGCGGGGATTCCGGTCCGCGCTCGAGCAACCGTCCGGAACCCGCCGCACCTTCGTCGTGCTCGACGCGGCCACCGCACCGGGCGGGGCCTGGCAACAGCGCTGGGAATCCCTGACGATGACCACGGTCAACGGGATCTTCGACCTCCCCGGCCGTCCGAGCCCGCCCGTCGATCCCCACGAGCCGAGCCGGACGGCGGTCCCCCGCTACTTCGCCGGGTTCGAGCAGGAGAACGACCTTCCGATCCTGCGCCCCGTCCCGGTCACGGCGGTACACCGCACCCCGCCGGGGTTCGAGGTCGAAACCAGCCGTGGCACCTGGCTCGCCGAGGCGGTCGTCAACGCCACCGGTACCTGGACCAACCCGGTGCTCCCGCACTACCCGGGTCAGGAGACCTTCACCGGACGCCAGCTGCACACTCGCGACTACGTGTCGGCCGCGGAGTTCTCCGGGCAGCGGGTGGCCGTGGTCGGCGGTGGTATCTCGGCGGTCGAGCTGTTGGAGGAGATCTCCCGCGACGCCACCACCTTCTGGTTCACCCGCCGCGAACCCATCTTCCGGGAGGGCAATTTCGAGCCGGAGGTCGCCGGGCGCGAGACGATCGCCCGGGTCGTCGCCGATGTCGAGGCGGGCCGGCCCACCGGCAGCGTCGTGTCGTACACCGGCCTGATCTGGGCCCCGTACGCCGTCGCGGCCCGCGACCGGGGTGTGCTGGTACGCCGCCCGATGTTCACCGCGATCGAGCCCGGCGGCGTGCGCGAGGCGGACGGCTCGTTCACCCCCGTCGACGTGATCGTCTGGGCGACGGGTTTCCGGCCCGCCCTCAGCCACCTCGATCCCCTGGGCGTGCGTAACGAGAACGGTGGAATCCAGCTCGACGGCACCTCGGTCGTGGGCGAACCGGGCCTGCACCTGATCGGTTTCGGGCCCTCCCAGTCCACCGTCGGCGCCAACCGGGCCGGGCGGGCGGCCGTGGCCTCCCTGGTACGACAGCTCGAACCGGTACGGGCCTGA
- a CDS encoding amino acid ABC transporter ATP-binding protein — protein MTENLLEVNGLHKSFGDNHVLRGVDLTVPTGSVTVLIGPSGSGKTTVLRSLNALEIPDTGTVRIGDVSVDFGARTDRRQITELRAQSGMVFQSHNLFPHLSVLRNVTEGPLVVQKRPAAEVNAEALELLRRVGLAEKAEQFPFELSGGQQQRVGIARALAIKPRLMLFDEPTSALDPELVGEVLAVMKDLAADGWTMVVVTHEIRFARQVADQVLFLDGGVVAERGTPAEVLDHPKAERTQRFLHRLTDPL, from the coding sequence ATGACGGAAAACCTGCTCGAAGTCAACGGTCTCCACAAGTCCTTCGGCGACAACCACGTGCTGCGCGGTGTCGACCTGACCGTGCCCACCGGCTCGGTCACTGTACTCATCGGCCCGTCCGGCTCCGGCAAGACCACGGTGCTGCGCTCGCTCAACGCGCTCGAGATCCCCGACACGGGCACGGTGCGCATCGGTGACGTCAGCGTCGACTTCGGTGCGAGAACCGATCGCCGTCAGATCACGGAACTCCGCGCGCAGAGCGGGATGGTGTTCCAGAGTCACAACCTGTTCCCGCACCTGAGCGTGCTGCGCAACGTCACCGAGGGCCCGCTCGTCGTGCAGAAGCGCCCGGCGGCCGAGGTCAACGCCGAGGCACTGGAACTGCTGCGGCGGGTCGGGCTGGCCGAGAAGGCCGAGCAGTTCCCGTTCGAACTGTCCGGAGGTCAGCAGCAACGCGTCGGTATCGCCCGGGCCCTGGCCATCAAGCCGCGGCTCATGCTGTTCGACGAGCCCACCTCGGCCCTCGATCCCGAGCTCGTGGGCGAGGTGCTCGCGGTGATGAAAGACCTGGCCGCCGACGGCTGGACCATGGTCGTGGTGACGCACGAGATCCGGTTCGCCCGGCAGGTCGCCGACCAGGTGCTGTTCCTCGACGGCGGGGTGGTGGCCGAGCGCGGCACCCCGGCCGAGGTGCTCGACCACCCGAAGGCCGAGCGCACGCAGCGCTTCCTGCACCGCCTCACCGATCCGCTCTGA
- a CDS encoding amino acid ABC transporter permease, whose amino-acid sequence MDQSTVELIRSSLRPLLEGMVKGTIPLTAISFVLGLLLALVVALMRLSPIWPVSAIARFYVSVIRGTPLLVQLFIIFYGLPSLGATIDPWPSAVLAFTLNVGGYASEIIRAAIISVPRGQWEAAQTVGMNYPTTLRRIILPQAARVSVPPLSNTLISLVKDTSLASTILVSETFRKAQELAGPTFEFFTLYMVAAAYYWVVCLVLSFAQSRLETRLDRYVAS is encoded by the coding sequence ATGGACCAGTCGACCGTCGAGCTGATCCGTAGCTCGCTGCGGCCGCTGCTGGAGGGGATGGTCAAGGGGACCATCCCCCTCACGGCGATCAGCTTCGTGCTCGGGCTGCTGCTGGCCCTGGTCGTGGCGCTGATGCGGCTGTCGCCGATCTGGCCGGTCTCCGCGATCGCCCGGTTCTACGTCTCGGTGATCCGCGGAACGCCGCTGCTGGTACAGCTGTTCATCATCTTCTACGGTCTGCCCTCGCTCGGTGCCACGATCGATCCGTGGCCGAGCGCCGTCCTGGCGTTCACCCTGAACGTCGGCGGGTACGCCTCGGAGATCATCCGCGCGGCCATCATCTCGGTGCCGCGCGGGCAATGGGAGGCGGCCCAGACCGTCGGCATGAACTACCCGACCACCCTGCGCCGGATCATCCTGCCGCAGGCCGCCCGGGTGTCCGTGCCGCCGCTGTCGAACACACTCATCTCGCTGGTGAAAGACACCTCCCTGGCCTCCACCATCCTGGTCTCCGAGACCTTCCGAAAGGCCCAGGAACTGGCCGGCCCCACCTTCGAGTTCTTCACGCTCTACATGGTGGCCGCCGCCTACTACTGGGTGGTCTGCCTGGTGCTGTCCTTCGCCCAGTCCCGCCTGGAGACGCGACTCGATCGGTATGTGGCCTCATGA
- a CDS encoding transporter substrate-binding domain-containing protein, with protein sequence MISKKFLAVSAAALMTLGLAACGGDSDSSGGTGGGSKDPLKVATEGVYAPFTYHDAKNGNKLTGYDVEVVEAVAAKLGREVEFSETSWDSIFAGLEAKRYDVVANQVTVNDERKAKYSFSQTYTDSVGVIVTRADETSITTAADLKGKTAAQSPTSSFGTAAEDAGAKVEAVEGFSQAIPLLKQKRVDVTLNDSLAVLNYLTESGDQDIKIAGEIGDPTQQAFAFRKDSDLPAEFDTALDELRADGTLAELSEKYFGKDVSGGDPDSASSASPSPSAS encoded by the coding sequence ATGATCAGCAAGAAGTTCCTCGCCGTCTCCGCGGCCGCGCTCATGACGCTGGGCCTGGCCGCCTGTGGTGGCGACTCGGACAGCTCGGGCGGTACCGGCGGCGGCAGCAAGGACCCACTGAAGGTGGCCACCGAGGGCGTCTACGCGCCCTTCACCTACCACGACGCGAAGAACGGCAACAAGCTCACCGGCTACGACGTCGAGGTGGTCGAGGCCGTCGCCGCCAAGCTCGGCCGCGAGGTGGAGTTCTCCGAGACCTCCTGGGACTCGATCTTCGCCGGCCTGGAGGCCAAGCGCTACGACGTGGTGGCCAACCAGGTCACCGTCAACGACGAGCGCAAGGCCAAGTACAGCTTCTCGCAGACCTACACCGATTCGGTCGGCGTCATCGTCACCCGCGCGGACGAGACCTCGATCACCACCGCGGCCGACCTCAAGGGCAAGACCGCCGCGCAGTCGCCGACGAGCAGCTTCGGCACGGCCGCCGAGGACGCCGGGGCCAAGGTCGAGGCCGTCGAGGGCTTCAGCCAGGCCATCCCGCTGCTCAAGCAGAAGCGGGTCGACGTCACGCTCAACGACAGCCTGGCCGTGCTCAACTACCTGACCGAGAGCGGCGACCAGGACATCAAGATCGCCGGAGAGATCGGCGACCCCACGCAGCAGGCGTTCGCGTTCCGTAAGGACAGCGACCTGCCCGCCGAGTTCGACACGGCGCTCGACGAACTGCGCGCCGACGGCACGCTGGCCGAGCTCTCCGAGAAGTACTTCGGTAAAGACGTCTCCGGCGGCGACCCGGACAGCGCGAGCAGCGCCTCCCCGAGCCCGTCCGCGAGCTGA
- a CDS encoding helix-turn-helix domain-containing protein, with product MRIAVHAFDGITMFHLAAPQLVFGEVAKLGLAQWSTHVWTTSGPSIVTAEGYTIAGLGGPSTTEGADIVVVPSWRDSLEAPDDGLVRAVQDAHAAGSMVIGLCLGAFPVAAAGLLRHRTAVTHWSATEELAARHPEITVDSSVLYVDHGDVLTSAGTASGIDACLHVVRQHLGVTAANRVARSLVVAPHREGGQAQYIERPLVDARSDAPIADVLAWALEHLDQPLALEDLAARATMSRRNFVRRFREATGSTPARWVTDQRLDEARRLLETSDWPVDRIAQECGFGSPVTLRQNFAARFATSPAGYRRTFQERRPQAVV from the coding sequence ATGCGCATCGCCGTTCACGCCTTCGACGGCATCACGATGTTCCACCTGGCCGCCCCCCAGCTGGTGTTCGGCGAGGTCGCCAAGCTCGGGCTCGCGCAGTGGTCGACGCACGTGTGGACGACGTCGGGTCCCTCGATCGTCACGGCCGAGGGGTACACGATCGCGGGCCTGGGCGGCCCCTCGACGACGGAGGGGGCGGACATCGTGGTCGTCCCCTCGTGGCGGGACAGCCTGGAGGCACCGGACGACGGTCTGGTCCGGGCCGTCCAGGACGCCCACGCCGCGGGCAGCATGGTGATCGGCCTCTGCCTGGGCGCGTTCCCGGTGGCCGCGGCCGGCCTTCTGCGGCACCGCACCGCGGTGACGCACTGGAGCGCCACCGAGGAACTGGCAGCCCGCCACCCCGAGATCACGGTGGACAGCTCGGTGCTCTACGTGGATCACGGCGACGTGCTCACGTCCGCCGGCACCGCGTCCGGGATCGACGCGTGTCTCCACGTCGTCCGTCAGCATCTGGGGGTCACCGCCGCGAACCGGGTGGCCCGCAGCCTGGTCGTCGCCCCGCACCGCGAGGGGGGCCAGGCCCAGTACATCGAGCGGCCGCTGGTGGACGCGCGCAGCGACGCCCCGATCGCCGACGTGCTCGCCTGGGCCCTGGAGCATCTGGACCAGCCCTTGGCCCTGGAGGATCTGGCGGCCCGGGCCACGATGAGCCGCCGCAATTTCGTGCGCCGCTTCCGCGAGGCGACCGGCAGCACCCCCGCCCGCTGGGTGACCGACCAGCGGCTCGACGAGGCCCGGCGCCTCCTGGAGACCAGCGATTGGCCCGTCGACCGCATCGCCCAGGAGTGCGGATTCGGGAGCCCGGTGACATTACGCCAGAATTTCGCGGCCCGGTTCGCAACGTCCCCCGCCGGTTACCGGCGCACTTTCCAGGAACGACGTCCCCAAGCAGTGGTTTGA
- a CDS encoding isochorismatase family protein, giving the protein MTTRALVVVDVQQEYFDGPLEIQYPPRDEALAQILRAITVAREAGLPVVYVQHTAPAGSPVFAEGSAGWQLHPQIEASAGDSPRISKVNGSVYAGTDLAARLRAEGVDTVTLVGFMTHNCDLASSVESEGLGFAAEILIDASGTTHLANGAGHVAASDLHATLMTVLNANFAAVGTVEQWTSAVASGTALPKDDLVSSALAGRQKFSS; this is encoded by the coding sequence ATGACCACTCGTGCACTCGTCGTCGTCGACGTCCAGCAGGAGTACTTCGACGGTCCGCTGGAGATCCAGTACCCGCCCCGCGACGAGGCGCTCGCGCAGATCCTGCGGGCGATCACCGTCGCCCGGGAGGCCGGCCTGCCGGTCGTCTACGTGCAGCACACCGCCCCGGCCGGCTCGCCGGTGTTCGCCGAGGGTTCGGCCGGGTGGCAGCTGCACCCACAGATCGAGGCCTCCGCCGGCGACTCCCCGCGGATCTCCAAGGTCAACGGAAGTGTTTACGCCGGAACGGATCTCGCTGCCCGGCTGCGGGCCGAGGGCGTGGACACGGTCACCCTGGTCGGCTTCATGACCCACAACTGCGACCTGGCCTCGTCGGTCGAGTCCGAGGGGCTGGGTTTCGCCGCGGAGATCCTGATCGACGCCTCGGGCACCACGCACCTGGCCAACGGGGCCGGGCACGTGGCGGCGAGCGACCTGCACGCCACCCTGATGACGGTGCTCAACGCCAACTTCGCGGCAGTGGGCACGGTGGAGCAGTGGACGTCTGCCGTCGCCTCCGGAACTGCGTTGCCGAAGGACGACCTGGTGTCGTCGGCCCTCGCAGGCCGGCAGAAGTTCAGCTCCTGA
- a CDS encoding LacI family DNA-binding transcriptional regulator — protein MSSDQPGQANQPGQANQPGQAKRPTIYDVAREAGVSHQTVAMVLRGQGKFRPETHARVSAAIETLRYRPNNAARALATSSANRIGALVFELLEVGPSKTVQGASLRAAEAGYLLEILSLPLHDPRDDQTDDGAIRRALTLLDRADVAGILVFAPVDRLLDQRKGVDVSSLSVPLVMELEPEPARGTTLSERGMDLVIDHLAGLGHTRIAYLGGSPTWLAARRRSEAVRGALARHGLELVAELTGDWSAASGARAVRALGPHELAGITALICGNDQMALGALLALDEHGIDVPSRMSVTGFDGIPESGFLRPPLTTVKVDYATHGRQLLESLLARIGQPAGNSTAGHPTDDPPPDTEFLPRGSTAPPPKPDIRS, from the coding sequence GTGAGCTCTGACCAGCCTGGCCAGGCCAATCAGCCTGGCCAGGCCAATCAGCCTGGCCAGGCCAAGCGCCCCACCATCTACGACGTCGCCCGGGAGGCCGGTGTCTCGCACCAGACGGTGGCGATGGTGCTGCGGGGGCAGGGCAAGTTCCGGCCGGAGACGCATGCCCGGGTGTCGGCGGCGATCGAGACGCTGCGGTACCGGCCGAACAACGCGGCCCGGGCCCTGGCCACGAGCAGTGCCAACCGGATCGGGGCCCTGGTGTTCGAACTGCTGGAGGTGGGCCCGAGCAAGACCGTGCAGGGTGCGAGCCTGCGCGCGGCCGAGGCCGGGTACCTGCTGGAGATCCTCAGCCTGCCCCTGCACGATCCGCGCGACGACCAGACCGACGACGGTGCGATCCGGCGGGCGCTGACCCTGCTGGATCGCGCGGATGTCGCCGGGATCCTGGTCTTCGCGCCGGTGGACCGGCTGCTCGACCAGCGCAAGGGCGTCGACGTGAGCTCTCTGAGCGTGCCCCTGGTGATGGAGCTGGAACCCGAGCCGGCCCGGGGCACGACGCTCAGCGAGCGCGGGATGGACCTGGTGATCGACCATCTCGCCGGGCTGGGTCACACCCGCATCGCCTACCTGGGCGGCTCTCCCACCTGGCTGGCGGCCCGGCGCCGCAGCGAGGCCGTGCGCGGGGCGCTGGCCCGGCACGGCCTCGAACTGGTCGCGGAACTGACCGGTGACTGGTCGGCCGCGTCCGGGGCCCGGGCCGTGCGGGCCCTGGGCCCGCACGAGCTGGCCGGGATCACCGCTCTGATCTGCGGTAACGACCAGATGGCCCTGGGCGCCCTGCTGGCCCTGGACGAGCACGGCATCGACGTCCCCAGCCGGATGAGCGTCACCGGTTTCGACGGGATCCCGGAGAGCGGCTTCCTGCGCCCGCCCCTCACCACCGTGAAGGTCGACTACGCCACCCACGGGCGTCAGCTGCTGGAATCGCTGCTGGCCCGCATCGGGCAGCCGGCCGGGAACAGCACGGCCGGTCACCCCACGGACGACCCGCCCCCGGACACCGAGTTCCTGCCCCGGGGCAGCACCGCACCACCCCCGAAACCGGACATCAGGAGCTGA
- the yicI gene encoding alpha-xylosidase has translation MKFSDGYWRMRDGVEALYAREVFDIESTADRLIVVAATKVVTHRGDTLNAATLTVTLTAPAPGVVKVRVEHHKGSKEPERFELNTSEGNGTASFDGTTGVLRSGALEARIDLGAPWNLSFVQDGKTLASSGLRSLGLMLDNGTTYLHEQLTLGVGETVYGLGERFGPLVKNGQSVDIWNADGGTSSEQAYKNVPFYLSSRGYGVLVNDAGPVSLEIGSEAVERVQFSVPGETLEYLVIGGPQPKDVLDRYTRLTGRPAQVPAWSYGTWLSTSFTTDYGEETVNHFVDGMAERGIPLSVFHFDCFWMREYSWCDFTWDPRVFPDPVGMLKRLREKDLRVCVWINPYIGQRAAIFDEASEKGYLLQKPGGGTYQTDLWQAGMGLVDFTNPDAVAWYQGHLRRLLSEGVDCFKTDFGERVPTDVVYHNGADPERMHNLYTHLYNRAVFEVVEEVRGHDEAIVFARSATTGGQQFPVHWGGDSTASYVSMAETLRGGLSLGLSGFGFWSHDIGGFEGTPDTALFKRWTAFGMLSSHSRFHGNNSYRVPWLVDDDDSSDLGAVAVARKFGQLKARLAPYLLKAGREAHERGTPVMRPMILEFPDDPAVAYLDRQYLLGPDLLVAPVFSPDGEVEYYLPEGDWVRLLTGETVTGGRWVKEHHDVDSLPLLVRPGAVVPLGAREDRPDTDHLDGLTLVVNPSNPSAEDAWERRVDILTGHGEGAGSAEFSVRRDGGRIVAESSIANGWGLALPGGERVAAENGSAVLG, from the coding sequence ATGAAATTCAGTGATGGTTACTGGCGCATGCGGGACGGGGTCGAGGCCCTGTACGCCCGTGAGGTGTTCGACATCGAGAGCACCGCAGACCGCCTGATTGTCGTTGCCGCCACGAAAGTCGTTACCCACCGAGGTGACACGCTCAACGCGGCGACGCTCACGGTGACCCTGACGGCTCCGGCCCCCGGTGTGGTCAAGGTGCGTGTCGAACACCACAAGGGCAGCAAGGAGCCGGAGCGGTTCGAGCTCAACACGTCCGAAGGCAACGGTACGGCCAGTTTCGACGGCACGACCGGGGTGCTGCGCTCGGGAGCCCTGGAGGCCCGGATCGACCTGGGCGCCCCCTGGAACCTGAGTTTCGTGCAGGACGGGAAGACCCTGGCGAGCAGCGGCCTGCGCTCCCTCGGGCTGATGCTCGACAACGGCACGACGTACCTGCACGAGCAGCTGACCCTCGGCGTCGGCGAGACCGTCTACGGGCTCGGCGAGCGCTTCGGACCGCTGGTGAAGAACGGTCAGTCGGTGGACATCTGGAATGCCGACGGCGGGACCTCCAGTGAGCAGGCCTACAAGAACGTGCCGTTCTACCTGAGCAGCCGCGGTTACGGGGTGCTGGTGAACGACGCCGGCCCGGTATCGCTCGAGATCGGGTCGGAAGCGGTCGAGCGGGTGCAATTCTCGGTCCCCGGCGAGACGCTGGAGTACCTGGTGATCGGCGGGCCCCAGCCGAAGGACGTGCTCGACCGGTACACCCGGCTCACCGGCCGCCCGGCGCAGGTGCCGGCCTGGAGCTACGGCACCTGGCTGTCCACGAGTTTCACCACCGACTACGGCGAGGAGACCGTCAACCACTTCGTGGACGGTATGGCCGAGCGCGGTATTCCGCTCAGCGTCTTCCATTTCGACTGCTTCTGGATGCGCGAGTACAGCTGGTGCGACTTCACCTGGGATCCGCGGGTGTTCCCCGACCCGGTCGGCATGCTCAAGCGCCTGCGGGAGAAGGATCTGCGGGTGTGCGTCTGGATCAATCCGTACATCGGCCAGCGCGCGGCCATCTTCGACGAGGCGAGCGAGAAGGGATACCTGCTGCAGAAGCCGGGGGGAGGCACGTACCAGACCGACCTCTGGCAGGCCGGGATGGGCCTGGTCGACTTCACCAACCCGGATGCTGTCGCGTGGTACCAGGGACACCTGCGACGTCTCCTGTCCGAGGGCGTCGACTGCTTCAAGACCGACTTCGGCGAGCGCGTGCCCACCGACGTCGTCTACCACAACGGTGCCGACCCCGAGCGGATGCACAACCTCTACACGCACCTCTACAACCGTGCGGTCTTCGAGGTGGTGGAAGAGGTCCGGGGCCACGACGAGGCGATCGTGTTCGCGCGCTCGGCGACCACGGGCGGTCAGCAGTTCCCGGTGCACTGGGGTGGAGACAGCACGGCGTCGTACGTGTCGATGGCCGAGACGCTACGCGGGGGCCTGAGTCTCGGGCTGTCCGGGTTCGGTTTCTGGAGTCACGACATCGGTGGGTTCGAGGGGACGCCCGACACGGCACTGTTCAAGCGGTGGACGGCGTTCGGCATGCTCTCCAGTCATAGCCGCTTCCACGGCAACAACTCGTACCGGGTGCCGTGGCTGGTGGACGACGACGACAGCAGCGACCTCGGCGCGGTCGCGGTGGCGCGGAAGTTCGGGCAGCTCAAGGCTCGTCTGGCCCCGTACCTGCTGAAGGCCGGCCGGGAGGCCCACGAGCGGGGGACGCCGGTGATGCGGCCGATGATCCTGGAGTTCCCCGATGATCCGGCGGTGGCCTACCTGGACCGGCAGTACCTGCTGGGCCCCGATCTGCTGGTCGCGCCGGTCTTCTCCCCCGACGGCGAGGTGGAGTACTACCTGCCCGAAGGCGACTGGGTACGCCTGCTCACCGGTGAGACCGTGACGGGTGGGCGCTGGGTGAAGGAGCACCACGACGTCGACTCGCTTCCGCTGCTGGTGCGGCCCGGTGCGGTGGTGCCCCTGGGTGCGCGCGAGGACCGTCCCGACACCGATCACCTCGACGGGCTCACCCTGGTGGTCAATCCCTCCAACCCATCAGCAGAGGACGCGTGGGAACGTCGGGTGGATATCCTCACCGGTCATGGTGAGGGCGCCGGATCGGCAGAGTTCTCCGTGCGTCGTGACGGCGGGCGGATCGTGGCGGAGTCCAGCATCGCGAACGGCTGGGGCCTGGCCCTGCCCGGGGGCGAGCGGGTCGCCGCGGAGAACGGCAGCGCCGTCCTCGGATGA
- a CDS encoding carbohydrate ABC transporter permease: protein MGAPLLLVLLNAVKSPEDFSAHGPLGLPSGIYLDGIKTFWEAVDFPRKVWNSVLISGLVAVFGVLVSVLNAYALGIGRVRGRMWVLVAFLLATIVPQEALLYPLYIMFKNIGLYDTIWSVVVVFVVVHGAFGTYLLASVFGAFPRELLEAAALDGANRRQILWRVVVPVCRPTLAVLAVFFFIWTWNEFLIPLSFLVSADNQTVQVGIATLQGERIMNVTTISASALLGVLPTLIFFLVFQRTLTRGLTAGAIK, encoded by the coding sequence ATGGGAGCGCCCCTGCTCCTGGTCCTGCTCAACGCCGTGAAGTCACCCGAGGACTTCTCCGCCCACGGCCCGCTGGGACTGCCCAGTGGGATCTACCTGGACGGCATCAAGACCTTCTGGGAGGCCGTCGACTTCCCCCGCAAGGTCTGGAACAGCGTCCTGATCTCCGGCCTGGTGGCGGTGTTCGGCGTGCTGGTCTCGGTGCTGAACGCCTACGCCCTGGGCATCGGGCGGGTGCGGGGCCGGATGTGGGTGCTCGTGGCGTTCCTCCTGGCGACGATCGTGCCGCAGGAGGCGCTGCTCTACCCGCTGTACATCATGTTCAAGAACATCGGCCTGTACGACACCATCTGGTCGGTCGTCGTCGTCTTCGTCGTCGTCCACGGCGCGTTCGGGACGTACCTGCTGGCCAGTGTCTTCGGGGCCTTCCCCCGGGAGCTCCTGGAAGCGGCGGCGCTCGACGGGGCCAACCGGCGGCAGATTCTCTGGCGCGTCGTGGTTCCCGTCTGCCGCCCGACCCTCGCCGTCCTGGCCGTGTTCTTCTTCATCTGGACCTGGAACGAGTTCCTGATCCCCCTGTCCTTCCTGGTCAGTGCCGACAACCAGACCGTTCAGGTGGGCATCGCGACACTTCAGGGAGAACGCATCATGAACGTCACCACGATCAGCGCCTCGGCCCTGCTCGGCGTTCTGCCCACCCTGATCTTCTTCCTCGTCTTCCAGCGCACCCTGACCCGCGGACTCACCGCGGGTGCCATCAAGTGA